The proteins below are encoded in one region of Bacteroides uniformis:
- a CDS encoding DUF4248 domain-containing protein, with the protein METENGFRITTYKKKDLACLYCPNATARCAIRTLTRWIKRNHELYEALAHTGYNVRTRTFMPKQVSLIVQYLDEP; encoded by the coding sequence ATGGAAACAGAAAATGGCTTTCGTATCACGACTTATAAAAAGAAAGATTTGGCATGCCTCTATTGCCCCAATGCTACTGCACGTTGCGCCATCCGCACCCTGACGCGGTGGATAAAACGGAATCATGAACTGTATGAAGCCTTGGCGCATACCGGGTACAATGTAAGGACACGGACATTCATGCCGAAGCAGGTGAGTCTTATCGTACAGTATCTGGACGAACCTTAA
- a CDS encoding HU family DNA-binding protein produces MALNYEVKKRVFGFDETKTEKYVAQMKTLGVVGFKDLCDEVSKIGMAPRGVVKLVLDGLIDTLNMDINKGFSVQLGEFGCFRPGINAKSQDKLEDVTASTIYRRKIIFTPGFYFRDMLTRASVEKMDWSGNGTVSGGGSSKPNPDGGGSDGDQGENPLG; encoded by the coding sequence ATGGCTTTGAATTATGAAGTAAAAAAGAGAGTATTCGGTTTTGACGAGACAAAAACGGAAAAGTACGTGGCGCAGATGAAAACTTTGGGTGTGGTAGGTTTTAAGGATTTATGCGACGAGGTTTCCAAGATAGGCATGGCGCCTCGCGGTGTGGTGAAGTTGGTGCTGGACGGATTGATCGACACCTTGAATATGGATATCAACAAGGGATTTTCAGTACAGCTGGGTGAGTTCGGCTGTTTCCGTCCCGGCATCAATGCCAAGAGCCAGGACAAACTGGAAGACGTGACGGCAAGCACGATTTATCGCCGCAAGATTATCTTCACCCCGGGCTTCTACTTTAGGGACATGCTGACCCGCGCCAGCGTAGAGAAGATGGATTGGTCGGGCAACGGCACCGTTTCTGGCGGGGGTAGCTCCAAACCAAATCCGGATGGCGGCGGTTCCGATGGCGACCAGGGAGAAAATCCGTTAGGATAA
- a CDS encoding TrkH family potassium uptake protein, translating to MKIYHKFLLYQNKWIHPYVRMTVGVMTSITYLASILLIVGVVYEHGFTISEVEAHQLQRLYHGVWIVFLVDVTLRILLEYKDTRRTFSKLTWILTILLYLTLIPVIFHRPEEEGAILQFWEFLHGKAYHLVLLLVFSFFSLSNGLVRLLGRRTNPSLILAASFLIIIMIGTGLLMLPRCTMNGISWVDSLFISTSAVCVTGLTSVDVASTFTPTGFVVIILLIQIGGLGVMTLTSFFAMFFMGNTSLYNQLVVRDMVSSNSLNSLLSTLVYILAFTLVIEGIGMLAIWGDIHGTMGMDLQEELAFSAFHAISAFCNAGFSTLPGNLGNPLVMTGHNPFFIYISLLIILGGIGFPILVNFKDIILYHLRRLWHFLRTWHWDGKRFYHLYNLNTKIVLIVTFLLLVLGTVGIAVFEWNASFAGMSVADKWTQAFFNATCPRTAGFTSVDLAGLGVQTLLIYLFLMWVGGGSQSTAGGIKVNAFAVVVLNLVAVLRGTERVEVFGRELSHDSIRRSNATVVMSFGVLLLFIFIISILEPGTSLLAITFECVSALSTVGSSLNLTPRLGDDSKLLVALLMFVGRVGLITLMLGIIKQKKHTKYQYPSGQIIIN from the coding sequence ATGAAGATTTATCATAAATTCCTTTTGTATCAAAATAAATGGATTCACCCTTACGTACGGATGACAGTGGGAGTAATGACTTCCATCACTTATTTGGCCTCCATCCTGCTGATTGTCGGCGTGGTCTATGAGCATGGCTTTACGATTTCAGAGGTCGAGGCGCATCAGCTCCAACGCTTGTACCATGGGGTGTGGATTGTTTTTCTGGTAGATGTCACCCTTCGCATTTTGCTGGAATACAAGGATACCCGGCGCACGTTCAGTAAGCTCACCTGGATACTGACCATTCTGCTCTATCTGACCCTTATTCCGGTCATTTTCCATCGTCCGGAGGAGGAGGGCGCCATCTTGCAGTTCTGGGAATTTCTGCATGGCAAGGCCTATCATCTTGTCCTGCTGCTGGTGTTTTCCTTTTTCAGCCTTTCCAACGGGCTGGTACGGTTGTTGGGGCGGCGTACGAACCCTTCGCTTATTCTGGCTGCAAGTTTCCTGATAATCATAATGATAGGCACGGGGCTGTTGATGTTGCCGCGCTGCACGATGAACGGCATATCGTGGGTCGACTCGCTGTTCATATCCACCAGTGCGGTGTGCGTCACGGGGCTGACGTCTGTCGATGTGGCGTCCACTTTTACCCCGACCGGTTTTGTGGTAATCATTCTGCTGATTCAGATAGGCGGTCTGGGAGTGATGACACTGACGAGCTTCTTTGCCATGTTCTTCATGGGTAATACCTCGTTGTACAATCAGTTGGTGGTGCGCGACATGGTGAGTTCCAATTCCTTGAATTCCTTGCTCTCCACCCTGGTCTATATTCTGGCCTTTACGCTGGTGATTGAAGGAATAGGGATGCTTGCTATCTGGGGAGACATCCACGGGACGATGGGGATGGACCTTCAGGAAGAGCTGGCCTTTTCCGCTTTTCATGCCATTTCCGCTTTCTGCAATGCGGGATTCTCCACGTTGCCCGGAAATCTGGGTAATCCGTTGGTGATGACGGGGCACAATCCGTTCTTCATCTATATATCTCTGCTGATTATTTTGGGGGGTATCGGTTTCCCCATACTGGTGAATTTCAAGGATATTATTCTTTACCATCTGCGTCGTCTGTGGCACTTTCTGCGTACGTGGCATTGGGACGGCAAGCGTTTTTACCATCTGTACAACCTGAATACAAAGATTGTACTGATAGTCACCTTCCTGCTACTGGTACTGGGCACGGTGGGCATTGCTGTCTTTGAGTGGAATGCCTCCTTCGCCGGCATGTCGGTGGCAGACAAGTGGACGCAGGCGTTTTTCAATGCCACGTGTCCCCGTACGGCAGGCTTTACCAGTGTGGACTTGGCAGGCTTGGGGGTACAGACATTGCTTATATATCTGTTTCTGATGTGGGTGGGAGGCGGTTCACAGTCTACGGCAGGCGGTATCAAGGTAAATGCCTTTGCGGTAGTGGTGCTGAATCTGGTGGCTGTGTTGCGCGGCACGGAACGGGTAGAGGTGTTTGGCCGTGAGCTGTCACACGATTCTATCCGTCGTTCCAATGCCACGGTGGTGATGTCGTTCGGCGTCTTGTTGCTGTTTATTTTCATCATCAGCATTCTGGAGCCGGGTACGTCGCTTTTGGCCATTACCTTCGAGTGTGTGTCGGCATTGAGCACGGTGGGGTCCAGTTTGAACCTTACCCCGCGGTTGGGAGACGACAGCAAGCTGCTGGTGGCACTGCTGATGTTTGTGGGGCGTGTGGGACTAATTACGCTGATGCTTGGCATCATCAAGCAGAAGAAGCATACGAAGTATCAGTATCCGAGTGGTCAGATTATAATCAATTAA
- a CDS encoding DUF4738 domain-containing protein, whose product MKNIVYILVCASVIFFTACSSQDKNKKDGTQVLMQDSTEIAGPQRMQVSDVKTSFTYKGKEYQSSVVRRPDESLPIVKNEQGEKFVDNRITLRITCGGKQVVDKVFTKDNFASLVDAKFMKYSILEGLVYDKTTPQGIIYAASVCYPQSDLYVPIRLTITADGKISMAKEELMEDYQTDSID is encoded by the coding sequence ATGAAGAATATAGTCTATATTTTAGTGTGTGCATCGGTCATCTTCTTCACTGCTTGTTCGTCTCAAGACAAGAATAAGAAAGACGGTACGCAGGTATTGATGCAGGATAGTACAGAAATTGCCGGCCCACAGCGCATGCAGGTGTCTGATGTAAAAACATCCTTTACGTATAAGGGAAAAGAGTATCAGTCTTCTGTAGTGCGCCGGCCGGATGAATCTCTGCCGATAGTGAAAAACGAGCAGGGGGAGAAATTTGTGGATAACCGTATCACCTTGCGCATCACGTGCGGCGGGAAGCAGGTGGTGGATAAAGTGTTCACCAAAGATAATTTTGCTTCGTTGGTGGATGCCAAGTTCATGAAGTACTCTATTCTTGAGGGGCTGGTCTATGACAAGACCACTCCGCAAGGAATCATATACGCGGCCAGCGTCTGCTATCCGCAATCCGACCTTTATGTTCCCATCAGACTGACCATTACGGCTGACGGGAAAATCTCCATGGCAAAAGAAGAACTGATGGAGGACTATCAGACAGACAGCATTGATTAG
- a CDS encoding ClC family H(+)/Cl(-) exchange transporter, with product MELWDKAERLWTRVKNWKTVRGWHIWKLKLVDARLYFVSMFVGLLTGLVAVPYHYLLYYLFHLRSVFFASHPAWYWHIPLFLFSWGILVFVMWLVGKMPLIGGGGIPQTRGVINGRITYRHPFIEMVSKFVGGILSFSAGLSLGREGPSVQIGSYVGSLVSRWTHILKGEQKQLLAAGAGAGLAAAFAAPLASSLIVIESIERFDAPKTAITTLLAGVVAGAVASMVFPVNPYHLIEVTEPVFAFFVQVKYFLILAVIVSVCGKFYSSTMNAFRHVYAKVNSPAYVKMLYLVLVAYIISLMQVNLTGGGEQFLLAQAQNGSTQIMWVTAVMLLHFVFSVFSVSSGLPGGSFIPTLVTGGLLGQIVGLVGVRYGVIGQENVSYIMLVSMSAFLVAVVRTPLTAIVLITEITGHFEVFYPSVVVGGLTYYFTELLQMKPSNVSLYEDMIHAPDFKEEKRYTLSVEIMTDSYLDGKLVDELSLPERCVIINVHRDGKNLVPAGTRLIPGDQVQIEMDSQDIEKLYEPLVSMANIY from the coding sequence ATGGAACTATGGGATAAGGCAGAACGTCTTTGGACGAGGGTCAAGAACTGGAAAACAGTACGCGGCTGGCACATCTGGAAGTTGAAGCTGGTGGATGCCCGGTTGTATTTCGTCAGCATGTTCGTCGGTTTGCTGACGGGACTGGTCGCTGTGCCCTATCACTATCTTCTCTATTATCTGTTCCACCTCCGCAGTGTTTTTTTCGCTTCGCATCCGGCCTGGTACTGGCACATTCCACTCTTTCTGTTTTCTTGGGGCATTCTCGTCTTCGTCATGTGGCTCGTGGGGAAAATGCCGCTTATCGGCGGGGGAGGTATTCCGCAGACACGCGGCGTGATTAACGGGCGCATCACTTACCGGCATCCTTTCATCGAGATGGTATCCAAGTTCGTAGGGGGCATTTTGTCCTTCTCGGCGGGGCTGTCTTTGGGGCGCGAAGGGCCTTCCGTGCAGATAGGCTCCTATGTGGGTAGCCTGGTATCCCGCTGGACCCATATCCTGAAAGGCGAACAGAAACAGTTGCTGGCAGCCGGAGCGGGAGCGGGGCTCGCTGCGGCTTTTGCAGCGCCACTGGCTTCCTCGCTCATTGTAATAGAATCCATTGAACGCTTCGATGCCCCTAAGACGGCCATCACTACCTTGCTGGCGGGTGTTGTGGCAGGAGCCGTGGCAAGCATGGTCTTTCCCGTGAATCCTTACCATCTGATAGAGGTAACGGAACCGGTTTTCGCCTTCTTTGTCCAGGTGAAGTATTTCTTGATATTGGCGGTGATTGTCTCCGTATGCGGGAAGTTCTACTCCTCCACCATGAATGCTTTCAGGCATGTGTATGCCAAAGTCAATTCTCCGGCGTATGTCAAGATGTTATATCTGGTGCTGGTGGCCTACATCATTTCGCTGATGCAGGTCAATCTGACCGGAGGCGGGGAGCAGTTTCTGCTGGCCCAGGCACAGAATGGCAGTACGCAGATTATGTGGGTGACGGCCGTCATGTTGTTGCATTTTGTCTTTTCAGTTTTCTCTGTCTCTTCCGGATTGCCGGGCGGCAGTTTCATTCCGACGCTGGTTACGGGAGGGTTGTTGGGGCAGATTGTCGGTCTGGTAGGAGTGAGGTACGGTGTCATCGGGCAAGAGAATGTCAGTTATATCATGCTTGTTTCCATGTCGGCTTTTCTGGTGGCCGTGGTCCGTACACCGCTCACGGCCATTGTGCTGATTACGGAGATTACGGGGCATTTTGAGGTCTTTTACCCTTCGGTGGTTGTTGGTGGGTTGACCTACTATTTTACGGAACTTCTGCAAATGAAGCCTTCCAACGTCTCCCTCTATGAAGATATGATTCATGCTCCCGATTTTAAAGAAGAGAAACGCTATACGCTTTCAGTGGAGATTATGACGGATTCTTATCTGGACGGGAAACTGGTGGACGAACTGTCCCTGCCGGAGCGTTGCGTCATTATCAATGTACATCGGGATGGAAAAAATCTGGTCCCCGCAGGAACTCGTTTGATTCCGGGGGACCAGGTACAGATTGAGATGGACTCGCAGGACATAGAGAAACTCTATGAACCGCTTGTCAGTATGGCGAATATCTATTAA
- a CDS encoding TrpB-like pyridoxal phosphate-dependent enzyme: MSNKKKRFILPEEEIPQYWYNIQADMVNKPMPPLHPGTKQPLKAEDLYPIFAEELCRQELNQTDTWIEIPEEVREMYKYYRSTPLVRAYGLEKALGTPAHIYFKNESVSPMGSHKLNSAIPQAYYCKQEGVTNVTTETGAGQWGASLAYAARLFGLEAAVYQVKISYEQKPYRRSIMQTFGAQVTPSPSMSTRAGKDILTAHPNYQGSLGTAISEAIELAQTTPNCKYTLGSVLSHVALHQTVIGLEAEKQMEMAGEYPDTVIACFGGGSNFGGIAFPFMRHNILEGKKTRFVAAEPASCPKLTRGKFQYDFGDEAGYTPLLPMFTLGHNFAPANIHAGGLRYHGAGVIVSQLLKDGYMEAVDIKQLESFDAGCLFAQAEGIIPAPESCHAIAATIREANKCKETGEEKVILFNLSGHGLIDMASYDKYLSGDLVNYELTDADIQKNLDEIGNLA; this comes from the coding sequence ATGAGCAACAAAAAGAAAAGATTCATTCTCCCGGAAGAGGAAATCCCACAGTACTGGTATAACATACAAGCCGATATGGTGAACAAGCCCATGCCACCGCTTCACCCCGGCACCAAGCAACCGCTGAAAGCAGAAGACTTGTATCCTATCTTTGCCGAGGAACTCTGCCGCCAGGAACTGAATCAGACCGACACGTGGATTGAAATCCCCGAAGAGGTCCGCGAAATGTACAAATACTACCGCAGCACTCCGCTGGTGCGCGCTTATGGATTGGAGAAAGCGCTCGGCACACCGGCACATATCTACTTCAAGAACGAGAGCGTCAGCCCGATGGGCTCGCACAAGCTGAACTCCGCCATCCCGCAGGCATACTATTGCAAGCAGGAGGGAGTGACTAACGTGACCACCGAAACCGGTGCCGGACAATGGGGAGCTTCCCTGGCATATGCCGCCCGCCTCTTCGGACTGGAAGCCGCTGTCTATCAGGTAAAAATCAGTTACGAGCAAAAGCCCTACCGCCGCAGCATCATGCAGACATTCGGTGCGCAGGTTACCCCGTCTCCCTCCATGTCTACCCGCGCCGGAAAAGATATACTGACCGCCCATCCCAACTATCAGGGCTCGCTGGGAACAGCCATTTCCGAAGCCATAGAGCTGGCACAGACCACTCCCAACTGCAAATATACCCTCGGCTCCGTATTGAGCCACGTGGCCCTGCACCAGACCGTCATCGGACTGGAAGCCGAAAAGCAGATGGAAATGGCGGGTGAATATCCCGACACCGTCATCGCCTGCTTCGGAGGAGGTTCCAACTTTGGCGGTATCGCCTTCCCCTTCATGCGCCACAACATCCTCGAAGGAAAGAAAACACGCTTTGTCGCCGCCGAACCTGCTTCATGTCCGAAGCTGACACGCGGCAAATTCCAATACGACTTCGGAGACGAGGCCGGATACACTCCGTTGCTGCCCATGTTTACACTGGGACACAACTTTGCCCCTGCCAATATCCATGCCGGCGGCCTACGCTATCACGGTGCAGGTGTCATCGTATCACAACTGCTGAAAGACGGTTATATGGAAGCGGTGGACATCAAGCAGCTCGAATCATTCGACGCCGGTTGTCTGTTTGCGCAAGCAGAGGGCATCATCCCCGCCCCCGAGTCCTGCCATGCCATTGCCGCCACCATCCGCGAAGCAAACAAATGCAAGGAAACGGGTGAAGAGAAGGTGATTCTGTTCAACCTTTCCGGTCACGGACTTATCGACATGGCATCCTACGACAAGTATTTGTCCGGCGATTTAGTGAATTACGAGCTGACGGATGCCGACATCCAGAAGAATCTGGACGAGATAGGCAATCTGGCTTAA
- a CDS encoding DUF4250 domain-containing protein, which translates to MRLPEDPVMLYSFINMKLRDFYPSLDALCEDMNVEKEDIVRKLKLVGFEYNPAKNRFW; encoded by the coding sequence ATGAGATTACCTGAGGACCCGGTGATGCTGTACAGCTTCATCAACATGAAACTGCGTGATTTCTATCCTTCGCTGGACGCGCTCTGCGAGGATATGAACGTAGAGAAAGAGGACATTGTACGAAAATTGAAGCTCGTGGGATTTGAGTATAATCCTGCAAAGAACAGATTTTGGTAA
- a CDS encoding carboxypeptidase-like regulatory domain-containing protein, with protein MNSMKCFILHLPLFIFFLAGSARADGGDVLDRIVRLPGMKGTVYALLGKVSEQSGYLFIYDSKVIHNDSVVRVRKQECSVRQAIHRITGSRNLELKVLGNHILITRAAERKSMEETVPLPPRPAYSTIAGILLDKETGEPVVSASVIAQGTSLGNITNQNGEFRLNLPDSLRRCMLSFSHLGYVGQTVEASALEGRSNVLSLEPKVISLQEVLIRLVEPKKLLREMIEHRDRNCSTSPVYLTTFYREGVQLKNKFQSLTEAVFKVYKSPTMEPGQKDQVKLLKMSKIDNREQTDSVLAKISSGVEACLQLDIMKNLPDFLLLESGEELYTYTSGDIVSVDDRTANVVYFEQKRGVKEPLFCGELYIDSENSALLRARFEIHPRYVKAATRLFVIRQAPKIRLTTEKLVYTVSYKPWNGTYYVHHIRGDLYFKMKRKRMLFSNPTLYTWFEMVTCRIDGENVTRFPRAERLPVHTVFSETDFKYDADFWGDFNVIPLEEELGKIIEKVSLKIEQTEAP; from the coding sequence ATGAATTCAATGAAATGCTTCATTCTCCATTTGCCACTCTTCATTTTCTTCCTGGCAGGCAGTGCAAGAGCGGACGGAGGCGATGTGCTGGACCGCATCGTCCGGCTGCCTGGAATGAAGGGAACGGTTTATGCGCTGTTGGGGAAAGTCTCGGAGCAGTCCGGCTATCTGTTTATCTATGATAGTAAGGTCATCCATAACGACTCAGTGGTGAGGGTCAGGAAGCAGGAGTGTTCCGTGAGGCAGGCCATTCATAGGATAACCGGCAGCCGGAACCTCGAATTGAAGGTATTAGGCAACCATATATTGATAACACGGGCGGCAGAAAGGAAGAGTATGGAAGAAACGGTACCCCTGCCGCCCCGACCGGCATATTCCACCATTGCCGGAATCCTGCTGGACAAGGAGACGGGAGAGCCCGTCGTCAGTGCGTCGGTCATCGCACAAGGAACCTCACTGGGTAACATTACCAACCAGAACGGTGAATTCCGGCTCAACCTGCCCGACTCGTTGAGGCGCTGCATGCTCTCCTTCTCCCATCTGGGTTATGTGGGGCAAACGGTGGAAGCCTCTGCTTTGGAAGGACGCAGCAATGTCCTGAGCCTTGAGCCGAAAGTCATTTCCTTGCAAGAAGTGCTTATCCGCTTGGTGGAGCCTAAAAAGCTGCTTCGCGAGATGATAGAGCACCGGGATAGGAACTGCTCCACTTCTCCGGTCTATCTGACCACCTTCTACCGGGAAGGTGTACAACTGAAGAACAAGTTCCAGAGCCTGACGGAGGCCGTTTTCAAGGTCTACAAATCACCGACGATGGAACCCGGACAGAAAGACCAGGTGAAACTGCTCAAGATGAGCAAGATAGATAACCGGGAGCAGACGGACAGTGTGCTTGCCAAAATCAGCTCCGGGGTGGAGGCATGTCTGCAGTTGGACATCATGAAGAATCTTCCAGACTTCCTCTTGCTGGAATCCGGCGAGGAACTTTATACCTATACTTCGGGCGACATCGTATCGGTGGACGACCGTACTGCCAACGTCGTCTATTTTGAGCAGAAACGTGGGGTAAAGGAGCCTTTGTTCTGCGGAGAACTCTATATAGACTCGGAGAACAGCGCCTTGCTGCGTGCCCGCTTCGAGATTCATCCCCGGTATGTGAAGGCCGCCACACGGCTTTTCGTGATACGCCAGGCTCCGAAAATCAGGCTGACAACGGAGAAACTTGTCTATACCGTCTCATACAAACCCTGGAACGGTACCTATTATGTCCACCACATCCGTGGCGACCTTTACTTCAAGATGAAGAGAAAACGCATGCTCTTCAGTAATCCCACTCTGTATACCTGGTTCGAGATGGTGACCTGCCGGATTGACGGGGAGAACGTGACGCGCTTCCCGCGTGCGGAACGGCTGCCGGTGCATACCGTCTTCTCTGAAACCGACTTCAAGTATGACGCCGATTTCTGGGGCGACTTCAATGTGATTCCGCTGGAAGAGGAGCTTGGAAAGATTATCGAGAAGGTCTCCCTGAAGATAGAGCAGACGGAAGCTCCGTAA
- a CDS encoding potassium channel family protein — protein sequence MKYIIIGLGNYGHVLAEELSALGHEVIGADVSVGRVDSLKEKIATAFVIDATDEQALSVLPLNSVDVVIVAIGENFGASIRVVALLKQKKVQHIYARAIDAVHRSVLEAFELERILTPEEDAARGLVQLLEFGADMETFRVAPDYYVVKFTVPDKFIGYYANELNLDKEFGLKMLALKRAETLKNCLGVSYVEHNVLNELPENDQIQAGDQLVCYGRYKDFQKFWKAL from the coding sequence ATGAAGTATATTATTATCGGTTTAGGGAATTATGGTCACGTGCTGGCAGAAGAGCTTTCTGCACTGGGGCACGAAGTGATAGGTGCGGACGTGAGCGTCGGCCGGGTGGATAGTCTGAAGGAAAAGATTGCCACAGCCTTTGTCATCGACGCTACGGACGAGCAGGCCTTGTCCGTATTGCCGCTGAACAGTGTGGATGTGGTGATTGTTGCCATCGGCGAGAATTTCGGTGCATCCATCCGTGTAGTGGCTTTGCTGAAGCAGAAGAAGGTGCAGCATATCTATGCCCGCGCCATTGACGCTGTCCACCGTTCCGTGCTCGAGGCCTTTGAGCTGGAACGCATTCTTACTCCCGAGGAGGATGCCGCACGCGGACTGGTACAGTTGCTGGAATTCGGTGCCGATATGGAGACCTTCCGCGTGGCACCGGATTATTATGTAGTCAAGTTCACCGTTCCGGACAAGTTCATTGGCTATTATGCCAATGAATTGAATCTCGATAAGGAGTTTGGCCTGAAGATGCTCGCCTTGAAACGTGCCGAGACTTTGAAGAATTGCCTGGGCGTCTCGTATGTGGAACACAATGTACTGAACGAACTGCCGGAAAATGACCAGATACAAGCCGGCGACCAGTTAGTGTGCTACGGACGGTATAAGGATTTCCAGAAGTTCTGGAAAGCACTATGA
- a CDS encoding DUF4890 domain-containing protein yields the protein MKRIVLIWMAAFLMGGMAMAQHARHSDKMPEPKVRAERMTERMVKEYSLNDTQKQQLLEANLALVEKMGDMPIHRAKAHKHHKRDGKRHQLTDEQRAQKKAEMEKKREEMKTARIAYDSQLQKIMTEEQYAAYSKKVQDRKAKMESKRK from the coding sequence ATGAAAAGAATAGTTCTGATATGGATGGCCGCCTTCCTGATGGGTGGCATGGCAATGGCACAACATGCCCGCCACAGTGATAAAATGCCCGAACCGAAAGTCCGTGCCGAGCGCATGACGGAACGGATGGTGAAAGAGTACTCCTTGAACGATACGCAGAAACAACAACTGCTGGAGGCAAATCTGGCATTGGTTGAGAAAATGGGAGATATGCCGATACATCGTGCCAAAGCACACAAGCATCATAAGAGAGATGGCAAGCGCCATCAATTGACGGATGAGCAACGCGCGCAGAAAAAAGCGGAGATGGAAAAGAAGCGTGAAGAGATGAAGACTGCCCGTATTGCTTATGATTCACAACTCCAGAAGATTATGACGGAAGAACAATATGCTGCATACAGCAAGAAAGTGCAGGATAGAAAAGCAAAAATGGAATCTAAAAGAAAATAA
- a CDS encoding DUF3843 family protein → MKKIYPKKWLELHPYKQTNSVDQYYVGIANEIHKRLYSSTIADAFEEEENIRYTSLCLAAWFEDVISQTGIWQAFTAECRKRYGAYLPFYPIKGDYFPDEINLEDIRFLLWHHIQYLCRGISAINPENPGIEQTAQEIYGLLAEEYETAPENERMQEFLYHSAMGEEDFFRYREILDWFHYQCYFNIENVAQCRDEAERLLDDEKITPEMAETLIYATRTSLTFKGRRNLLSLTSPEWLALIGKAHPEHQLWGKVKARENSCYLLEKEDDEFLYVKDLCSEDEGEFKITKKSLNLSAIRSREAGKSTLICELIYFGNAWWQCGMLLENKYDQKMAEYVDDLTKQKEKTNEKATFHDFIKASGGKSFVFCQSQEEISDFLLNKMGYGLKEDLDIPRIHTETGAMLMANPHTGLHIQFKLCECIKSPDNPNYNKEEAEKNAIMFIVNPDIIPYQLSCILQDEGMLPDAYLNSLQRKEYGQEFIRKNAHFLTDYFHYRCREKDFD, encoded by the coding sequence ATGAAGAAAATATATCCCAAAAAATGGTTGGAACTGCATCCGTACAAGCAGACAAACAGCGTTGACCAGTACTACGTCGGCATTGCAAACGAAATCCACAAAAGACTTTACTCTTCAACGATAGCCGACGCCTTCGAAGAAGAGGAAAACATACGCTATACAAGCCTCTGCCTCGCCGCATGGTTTGAGGACGTCATCTCCCAGACCGGCATCTGGCAGGCATTCACTGCCGAGTGCCGGAAGCGATACGGAGCCTATCTGCCCTTCTACCCCATCAAAGGCGATTATTTTCCGGATGAAATCAATCTGGAGGACATACGCTTTCTGCTTTGGCACCATATACAATATCTGTGCCGGGGAATAAGCGCCATCAACCCCGAGAATCCCGGAATAGAGCAGACTGCACAAGAGATATACGGACTGCTTGCAGAGGAATACGAAACCGCTCCCGAAAATGAAAGGATGCAGGAATTTCTATACCACTCTGCCATGGGAGAAGAAGACTTCTTCCGCTACCGGGAGATACTGGATTGGTTTCACTACCAATGCTACTTCAACATCGAAAATGTCGCCCAATGCCGGGACGAAGCTGAACGGTTGCTGGATGATGAAAAGATTACTCCCGAAATGGCAGAGACCCTCATATATGCCACACGCACCTCACTGACGTTCAAAGGCCGCCGCAACCTGCTGTCGCTGACCTCACCGGAATGGCTGGCTCTCATCGGAAAAGCCCATCCCGAACATCAGCTTTGGGGCAAGGTGAAGGCACGGGAAAACAGTTGCTATCTGCTGGAGAAAGAAGACGATGAATTTCTGTACGTCAAAGATTTGTGCAGTGAGGACGAAGGCGAATTCAAGATAACCAAGAAGTCCTTGAACCTTTCGGCCATCCGTAGCCGAGAGGCAGGGAAAAGCACCCTTATCTGCGAACTGATTTATTTTGGCAACGCATGGTGGCAGTGCGGCATGCTTCTCGAAAACAAGTACGACCAGAAAATGGCGGAATATGTGGACGACTTGACGAAACAGAAAGAAAAGACGAATGAAAAGGCTACATTCCATGATTTCATAAAAGCATCCGGCGGGAAATCTTTTGTATTCTGCCAATCGCAAGAGGAAATCTCTGATTTTCTGCTGAACAAGATGGGATACGGCTTGAAAGAAGACCTGGACATACCACGCATACATACAGAAACCGGAGCCATGCTGATGGCCAACCCGCACACCGGCCTACATATCCAATTCAAGCTGTGCGAATGCATCAAATCTCCGGACAACCCCAATTATAATAAGGAGGAAGCAGAGAAAAACGCCATTATGTTCATCGTCAACCCAGACATTATCCCCTACCAATTGAGTTGCATCCTGCAAGACGAAGGCATGCTTCCGGATGCTTATCTGAACAGTTTGCAAAGAAAAGAATACGGGCAAGAGTTCATACGCAAGAATGCACACTTCCTGACTGATTATTTCCATTATCGGTGTCGGGAGAAAGACTTTGATTAG